The Kangiella marina genome window below encodes:
- a CDS encoding lysophospholipid acyltransferase family protein, which yields MTDPSKQKESQVKGKAIQSQPFKVKVIRALIRFFAAMPAFVGSGFSRLFATCSRVFKSRGYQTTLTNLELCLADKTVKQRQEIAADSLRHTGKLFFEAAKIWKKCEGEQFLDKIYGEALVKDTVAQGQGVLFTGSHIGNWEVALYYLGSRYPFHCMYRPPRQQEMDEVINMGRCQNDTTMVKGDSRGVMHMIKMLKNGEVAAVLSDQEPGRRAGVFVPFCGKQALTMTIVQKIQQKSDAKLFQVAAIKNDANRYDIHLMPIDINPDQSVESYAKQVNGELEGMIRQYPEQYQWSYKRFKTTECGGSNPYQK from the coding sequence ATGACCGATCCAAGCAAACAGAAAGAGTCTCAAGTGAAAGGAAAAGCGATTCAATCACAACCCTTTAAGGTTAAGGTGATTCGAGCATTAATCCGCTTTTTTGCCGCGATGCCAGCCTTTGTTGGGAGTGGCTTTTCAAGGCTTTTTGCAACCTGTTCAAGGGTATTTAAGTCCCGTGGTTATCAAACAACGCTGACCAACTTAGAGCTGTGTCTGGCTGATAAAACCGTCAAGCAACGTCAGGAGATTGCTGCTGATAGTTTACGTCATACGGGTAAATTATTTTTTGAAGCGGCTAAGATTTGGAAGAAATGTGAAGGCGAGCAGTTTCTAGACAAGATATATGGTGAGGCCTTGGTCAAGGATACTGTAGCACAAGGTCAAGGGGTGCTTTTTACCGGCTCTCATATCGGAAATTGGGAGGTCGCTTTATATTACCTTGGCAGCCGATACCCCTTTCACTGTATGTACCGCCCGCCTCGGCAACAAGAGATGGATGAAGTCATCAATATGGGGCGCTGTCAGAATGATACGACGATGGTCAAAGGGGATAGCCGTGGTGTTATGCACATGATTAAGATGTTAAAAAACGGTGAGGTTGCAGCGGTGTTAAGCGATCAAGAGCCGGGGCGTCGAGCGGGAGTCTTTGTTCCCTTTTGTGGTAAGCAAGCGTTGACCATGACTATTGTGCAAAAAATTCAACAAAAAAGTGATGCCAAACTGTTTCAAGTAGCAGCTATTAAAAATGACGCTAATCGTTATGACATACATTTAATGCCAATTGATATTAACCCGGATCAAAGCGTAGAAAGTTATGCGAAACAGGTTAATGGAGAGTTGGAAGGAATGATTCGTCAATATCCTGAGCAGTATCAGTGGTCCTATAAACGCTTTAAAACGACCGAGTGTGGCGGATCCAACCCGTATCAGAAGTAA
- a CDS encoding TrkH family potassium uptake protein has product MQFATITRILGLLIMVFSLTMIPPSVVALIYQDGGGSAFVLTFFMTLIFGFLIFFPKRHAKSDLKVRDGFLVVVLFWTVLSLMGSVPFLLMDRIEMSLADSVFEAFSGLTTTGATVISGLDSLPHSILYYRQQLQWLGGMGIIVLAVAILPMLGIGGMQLYRAETPGPMKDNKLTPRIAGTAKALWYIYLGLTIACAVAYWLAGMTPFDALAHSFSTVAIGGFSPHDASIGYFESSNIELVASLFMLLSGVNFSLHFMAVRSLSLTPYFKDPEFKSYLAMLVCVTLICLAVLLSYNQFGFSEGLVKSIFHTISIATTTGFASSDFSAWPSFLPVLLILTSFAGACAASTGGGIKIIRIVLLFKQGFREIKRLVHPTGVFLIKLGKTSVSDRVVQAVWGFFATYVMLFLILMILLMANGIDQITAFSAVAACLNNLGPGLGEVSVNYSSLNDFTKYILSFAMLLGRLEIFTLLVLFTPYFWRR; this is encoded by the coding sequence ATGCAATTCGCTACCATTACACGCATTTTAGGGTTATTAATCATGGTCTTCAGTTTGACCATGATTCCGCCGAGCGTGGTAGCACTGATCTATCAGGATGGCGGCGGTAGTGCTTTTGTATTGACCTTTTTCATGACCCTTATTTTTGGCTTCCTGATATTCTTTCCTAAACGCCACGCCAAAAGTGATTTAAAAGTCCGCGACGGCTTTTTAGTGGTTGTGCTGTTTTGGACGGTTTTAAGTTTAATGGGCTCTGTTCCATTTTTACTGATGGACAGGATTGAAATGTCGCTAGCCGATTCCGTTTTTGAGGCATTTTCAGGGCTGACAACGACTGGTGCAACGGTGATCAGCGGCCTCGACAGTCTACCTCACTCCATTCTTTATTATCGACAACAACTGCAATGGCTTGGCGGCATGGGTATCATCGTTCTTGCGGTCGCTATCCTGCCTATGCTGGGTATTGGTGGGATGCAGCTTTACCGCGCTGAAACGCCCGGCCCAATGAAGGACAACAAACTCACACCACGAATCGCTGGTACGGCCAAGGCCTTGTGGTATATCTATCTCGGCCTGACCATTGCCTGTGCCGTTGCCTATTGGCTAGCGGGCATGACGCCGTTCGATGCCTTAGCTCACAGTTTTTCGACCGTCGCCATTGGTGGATTCTCGCCTCATGATGCCAGCATAGGCTATTTTGAAAGCTCTAATATTGAATTAGTGGCGTCACTATTCATGTTGTTGTCGGGGGTTAATTTTTCACTGCACTTCATGGCGGTTAGAAGTCTTAGTCTGACGCCGTACTTTAAAGATCCCGAGTTTAAAAGCTATTTGGCGATGCTGGTTTGCGTAACCCTAATCTGTCTTGCGGTCCTGTTAAGCTATAACCAGTTTGGCTTTTCCGAAGGCCTGGTGAAGAGTATTTTTCATACCATCTCAATTGCTACAACCACGGGTTTTGCCAGCTCTGATTTCAGCGCTTGGCCAAGCTTCTTGCCTGTCTTGTTGATTTTAACGAGCTTTGCCGGAGCTTGTGCGGCCTCTACTGGTGGCGGCATAAAAATTATTCGAATCGTATTACTCTTCAAGCAAGGGTTTCGAGAAATTAAACGATTGGTTCATCCAACAGGGGTCTTTTTGATCAAGCTAGGCAAAACCTCTGTCAGCGATCGTGTGGTACAAGCGGTATGGGGCTTTTTCGCCACCTATGTCATGCTCTTTTTAATTCTTATGATCTTGCTCATGGCCAACGGCATCGATCAGATTACCGCTTTTTCTGCTGTCGCGGCTTGCTTAAATAATCTGGGTCCAGGTCTCGGTGAGGTTTCAGTCAATTACAGCAGTCTCAATGATTTCACGAAATACATTTTAAGCTTCGCCATGCTGTTAGGTCGTCTTGAAATATTTACCCTTCTAGTGTTATTTACCCCTTATTTTTGGCGACGCTAA
- the trkA gene encoding Trk system potassium transporter TrkA, with amino-acid sequence MKIIILGAGQVGTSLALSLEGENNDITLIDSDPKRLRYIQDHLDLRTIVGHAAYPDVLANAGIDDSDMLVAVTSSDEVNMIACQIAHSLYQTPTKIARIRSANYHHKHDLFTHNHIPVDVVISPEKLVTEYIERLVDNPGAFQVLDFANGLLRLVAVKAYYGGPLVGNALSELKQHLPNVETRVAAIFRRGKPIVPTGHTVIEADDEVFFLAAKKHIRSVMSELQRLEKSYQRVIIAGGGNIGQGLAKRLEKKMLVKIIERDPERAEELANNLEDTLVLQGDVSDEDLLTDENISEFDLFIAVTNDDEANIMSALLAKRLGVRKTMVLINRTAYVDLIQGHEIDIAISPQQVTIGSLLTHIRRGHVSSVYSLRRGAAEAIEAIAKGNEQTSSVIGRSISELALPPGTSIGAIVRDDQVLIAHDNLIIRENDHVVLFMVDKDYIQDVERLFQVNVTYF; translated from the coding sequence ATGAAAATTATTATTCTCGGCGCCGGTCAGGTGGGTACTAGCCTCGCGCTCAGTTTAGAGGGCGAAAATAACGACATTACCTTAATTGACTCGGATCCCAAGCGGTTGCGCTACATCCAAGATCACCTCGATCTGCGCACGATAGTTGGTCATGCCGCCTATCCTGATGTGTTAGCCAACGCAGGCATTGATGACAGCGATATGCTGGTCGCGGTTACCAGTAGCGATGAGGTCAATATGATCGCTTGCCAAATAGCTCACAGCCTTTACCAAACACCCACTAAAATCGCTCGAATCCGCTCGGCTAATTACCACCATAAGCACGACTTGTTTACCCATAACCACATTCCAGTGGATGTGGTCATTAGTCCTGAAAAATTGGTTACCGAGTATATTGAACGCTTGGTCGATAATCCTGGGGCTTTTCAGGTGTTAGATTTCGCCAATGGCTTACTGCGCTTAGTTGCTGTTAAGGCCTATTATGGCGGCCCTCTCGTTGGTAATGCGCTGTCCGAGTTAAAGCAACACTTACCCAATGTCGAAACCCGTGTTGCGGCTATTTTTCGACGTGGAAAGCCTATCGTGCCGACAGGACACACGGTGATTGAAGCCGACGATGAGGTCTTCTTCCTTGCCGCCAAAAAGCATATTCGCTCAGTCATGAGTGAGCTGCAGCGTCTCGAAAAAAGCTATCAACGCGTGATTATCGCGGGTGGCGGCAATATCGGTCAGGGTTTGGCCAAGCGTCTTGAAAAGAAGATGTTGGTCAAAATCATTGAGCGCGATCCCGAGCGAGCGGAAGAACTCGCTAACAATCTTGAAGATACCTTGGTTCTGCAAGGCGATGTCTCTGACGAAGATTTATTGACCGATGAAAATATCAGCGAGTTTGATCTGTTTATCGCAGTGACGAATGATGACGAAGCAAACATCATGTCGGCGCTACTCGCCAAACGTTTGGGCGTGCGCAAAACTATGGTTCTGATTAACCGCACCGCTTATGTCGATCTTATTCAAGGACATGAAATTGATATCGCTATTTCGCCACAGCAGGTGACCATTGGCAGCTTGCTGACTCATATTCGACGCGGACACGTTTCTAGCGTTTATTCGCTTCGTCGTGGTGCGGCAGAAGCCATTGAAGCCATTGCTAAAGGTAATGAACAGACCTCTTCTGTTATCGGACGCTCGATTAGCGAGCTGGCGTTACCGCCTGGAACCTCGATTGGGGCCATCGTGCGCGATGATCAGGTTTTGATCGCGCACGATAATCTTATTATCCGTGAAAACGATCATGTGGTTCTGTTCATGGTGGACAAAGACTATATTCAAGATGTTGAACGTCTTTTCCAAGTCAATGTCACCTATTTTTAG
- the rsmB gene encoding 16S rRNA (cytosine(967)-C(5))-methyltransferase RsmB, giving the protein MALFNAQKIRSQAAQSLHTIAFEGQSSSDVLANIEFENPSDTSLYKAIVLGSCRYFERLDALSHLLLRKPFKPKDRDLLCLLIVGLYQLEYSRVPDHAAISETVDGCRQLKKEWATKLLNGVLRSYLRQKEALAQQLDHHWDTKFSFPEWLIKRIKPHYKGQVEQILEQSNQQAPMSLRINRMKTSRADFCRSLDEVGLGYSEHPLVSSAVVLDQAVPVLSLPGFEQGMCSVQDVAAQLAAQLLAPKPDQKVLDACAAPGGKSAHLLEFTDNRIQLDAVDIDPIRCFRIQENLERLELSATIHDSDVTRFLHNQTDHYDAILLDVPCSATGVIRRHPDIKLLRRDSDIAELQQIQNEILDAAWTALKPGGKLLYATCSILFEENEQQITAFLDRTHSANLVDLPEALVAISHAQLGCQIIPGTGSMDGFYYALLQKSS; this is encoded by the coding sequence TTGGCTCTATTCAACGCACAGAAAATTCGCTCTCAGGCGGCTCAATCGTTACATACGATCGCCTTTGAGGGCCAATCCTCAAGCGATGTATTGGCCAATATCGAATTTGAAAACCCCAGCGATACCTCGCTATATAAAGCCATCGTCTTGGGATCGTGCCGTTATTTTGAGCGTTTAGATGCGCTTAGCCATTTACTGTTAAGAAAGCCCTTTAAACCCAAAGATCGGGATTTGCTCTGCTTATTAATCGTGGGGCTTTACCAACTGGAATATAGCCGAGTGCCCGATCATGCCGCTATCAGCGAAACGGTTGATGGCTGTCGCCAGCTCAAAAAAGAGTGGGCGACGAAGCTCTTAAATGGCGTTCTTCGCAGCTATTTACGCCAAAAAGAGGCATTAGCTCAACAGCTGGATCACCATTGGGACACCAAATTTAGCTTTCCAGAGTGGCTCATCAAACGTATTAAGCCACATTATAAAGGTCAGGTTGAACAGATTCTCGAACAATCCAATCAGCAAGCACCAATGTCGTTACGCATCAACCGGATGAAAACTAGCCGTGCTGATTTTTGCCGGTCGTTGGATGAAGTCGGTCTAGGGTACTCCGAACACCCATTGGTGAGCAGCGCCGTTGTGTTAGACCAAGCCGTTCCAGTCCTATCGCTCCCAGGGTTCGAGCAGGGCATGTGTTCCGTACAAGACGTCGCGGCACAATTAGCGGCCCAGTTACTCGCGCCCAAACCAGATCAAAAAGTTTTAGACGCTTGCGCAGCCCCTGGCGGTAAAAGCGCCCACCTACTTGAGTTTACCGACAACCGCATCCAATTGGATGCGGTTGATATAGATCCTATTCGCTGTTTCCGGATCCAAGAAAACCTCGAGCGGTTGGAGTTATCAGCCACCATTCACGATAGTGACGTTACCCGTTTTTTACACAACCAAACCGATCACTATGACGCGATTTTATTGGACGTGCCCTGCAGTGCAACTGGCGTTATACGTCGTCATCCAGATATTAAACTTCTGCGTCGGGATAGCGATATTGCAGAGCTGCAACAGATCCAAAACGAGATCTTGGATGCTGCTTGGACTGCTTTAAAACCTGGAGGAAAGCTACTTTACGCCACCTGTTCCATTCTTTTCGAAGAAAATGAGCAACAAATAACAGCTTTTCTAGATCGCACTCATAGCGCCAATTTAGTCGACTTGCCCGAAGCGTTAGTCGCCATAAGCCACGCTCAACTGGGCTGCCAAATTATTCCGGGAACAGGAAGCATGGACGGTTTCTATTACGCCCTATTGCAGAAATCGAGTTAA
- the fmt gene encoding methionyl-tRNA formyltransferase → MSQSLNVIFAGTPDFAAASLQALIDSDHQVIAVYTQPDRQSGRGKKITMSPVKTLALEHNIPVEQPLNFTSDEAQQVLADYKADIMVVTAYGLLLPQIVLDTPRLGCINVHGSLLPRWRGAAPIQRAIQAGDKETGITIMQMEAGLDTGPMISKAITPITHTDTGASLHDKLALQGAQVLADTLNQIAKKGMSAETQDDSLATYAHKLSKQEAMIDWTRDAANIERTIRAFNSWPVAQTELDGEVIRIWQAAVASEHSAPQAQQAAGTILDASQEGILVQCGQGQLMLTELQLPGSRRMPVKDLLNAPKNQELLAKGVQFTLS, encoded by the coding sequence ATGAGTCAATCTCTTAACGTTATTTTCGCCGGAACGCCTGACTTTGCGGCAGCCAGCTTACAAGCACTCATCGACTCCGATCATCAAGTCATTGCGGTCTATACACAGCCTGATCGCCAGTCCGGTCGCGGAAAAAAGATCACCATGAGTCCTGTTAAAACACTGGCGCTGGAGCATAATATTCCCGTCGAGCAACCGTTAAACTTTACATCCGACGAAGCCCAGCAGGTGTTGGCGGATTACAAAGCTGACATCATGGTTGTAACCGCCTATGGCTTGTTGCTCCCTCAAATCGTTTTAGACACGCCAAGGCTTGGCTGTATTAATGTACACGGCTCTTTACTCCCTCGCTGGAGAGGTGCTGCCCCGATTCAACGCGCCATCCAAGCCGGAGACAAAGAAACAGGGATCACCATCATGCAAATGGAGGCTGGCTTAGATACTGGCCCCATGATCAGCAAAGCGATCACACCGATTACCCATACCGATACAGGCGCTAGTTTGCATGATAAGTTAGCCCTTCAAGGTGCCCAAGTATTAGCCGACACCCTCAACCAGATCGCGAAGAAGGGCATGTCGGCCGAAACGCAAGATGACAGCTTAGCCACCTATGCGCACAAGCTCAGTAAACAAGAAGCTATGATTGACTGGACGCGAGACGCCGCCAACATTGAACGCACTATTCGTGCATTTAACAGTTGGCCGGTGGCACAAACTGAATTAGACGGAGAGGTTATCCGCATTTGGCAGGCCGCAGTGGCCAGTGAACACAGCGCTCCTCAAGCGCAGCAAGCCGCCGGAACCATTCTCGACGCTAGCCAAGAAGGCATCTTGGTCCAGTGTGGCCAAGGACAATTGATGCTTACCGAGTTGCAACTTCCTGGCTCTCGTCGCATGCCTGTCAAAGATCTTCTAAATGCTCCTAAAAATCAAGAATTGCTAGCCAAAGGCGTGCAATTTACTTTATCTTAA
- the def gene encoding peptide deformylase, producing MAKLDILEFPDTRLRTKAEDVTDFGDDFQQQVDDMFETMYEAPGIGLAGAQVNFHKRLFVIDVSEDKSEPLVFANPEFVEKRGVEEMEEGCLSFPGVYAKVKRANEIVIKAQDRHGDIFEMDTGGLLAVCIQHEYDHIEGKLFVDYLSPLKRNRIRKALEKQHRQNK from the coding sequence ATGGCTAAACTAGACATTTTAGAATTCCCAGATACAAGACTTCGCACAAAAGCAGAAGACGTCACGGATTTTGGTGACGATTTCCAACAACAGGTCGATGACATGTTTGAAACCATGTATGAAGCACCTGGCATCGGCCTTGCAGGCGCGCAAGTCAACTTCCACAAACGCCTTTTCGTGATAGACGTTTCAGAGGACAAAAGCGAACCTCTGGTTTTCGCTAATCCAGAGTTCGTAGAAAAGCGTGGCGTTGAAGAAATGGAGGAGGGCTGCCTGTCTTTCCCTGGCGTTTATGCCAAAGTTAAACGTGCCAATGAAATTGTTATCAAAGCACAAGATCGTCACGGCGACATATTCGAAATGGATACCGGGGGCCTTTTAGCCGTGTGTATCCAGCACGAATACGATCACATTGAAGGTAAGCTTTTTGTCGATTACTTATCGCCATTAAAGCGTAACCGCATCCGAAAGGCGCTGGAAAAACAGCACCGACAAAACAAGTAA
- a CDS encoding LysM domain-containing protein, with the protein MKKLVLAAAATAALFLGSIAAQAAELRADHPDTYVVEKGDTLWDISGRFLTKPWNWPEIWHVNPQVENPHLIYPGDILKLVYIDGKPYLVKASDGTIKLRPKARVLSEGDAITTIPMDIIRPFLIDELVVDPSVFETAPYVVALGDERLITGGLDDRIYLRGLDANAGSTYGVYRRGKEYRDPVTDELLGVEARYVASGKIAKEGDPATLDVKKSKLEVLKGDVSLPRNDDPLPPVYAPRAPESDIVAQLISVYDGVSIIGQYNVVTLNKGARDGLEEGHVLTVYQRGKKVLDEVAEKRGADDPYVTLPEERAGTIMVFRTYDKVSLALVMDAVRPIHLLDVARNPY; encoded by the coding sequence ATGAAAAAATTAGTTTTAGCAGCAGCTGCAACGGCAGCGCTATTTTTGGGGAGTATCGCAGCACAGGCTGCAGAGCTTCGCGCAGATCATCCTGATACATACGTGGTCGAAAAAGGTGATACCCTTTGGGATATCTCTGGCCGCTTTTTAACAAAGCCGTGGAACTGGCCTGAAATTTGGCACGTTAACCCGCAAGTTGAAAATCCGCATTTGATTTATCCTGGTGATATTTTAAAGCTGGTGTATATCGATGGTAAGCCATACTTGGTTAAAGCCAGTGATGGAACAATTAAGTTGCGTCCGAAAGCGCGTGTGTTGTCAGAAGGTGATGCGATTACGACAATCCCAATGGATATCATTCGTCCTTTCTTAATTGATGAGCTAGTGGTTGATCCTTCGGTCTTCGAAACGGCACCTTATGTGGTTGCGCTCGGTGATGAGCGACTTATTACGGGCGGCTTAGATGATCGAATCTATCTTCGTGGTTTGGATGCTAATGCTGGAAGCACGTACGGTGTTTACCGTAGAGGCAAAGAATACCGTGATCCGGTGACGGATGAGTTACTGGGTGTAGAAGCGCGTTATGTTGCCAGTGGTAAAATTGCCAAAGAAGGTGATCCTGCTACTCTGGATGTTAAAAAGTCAAAGCTGGAAGTGTTAAAAGGTGATGTTTCTTTACCGCGAAATGATGATCCTTTACCGCCAGTTTATGCTCCTCGTGCTCCTGAAAGTGACATTGTTGCACAGCTGATTTCGGTCTATGACGGTGTCTCGATTATTGGGCAGTACAACGTCGTGACTTTAAACAAAGGTGCGCGAGATGGACTTGAGGAAGGACATGTTTTAACGGTCTATCAACGTGGTAAGAAGGTCTTGGACGAAGTCGCTGAAAAGCGTGGGGCTGATGATCCTTATGTGACTCTGCCAGAAGAGCGCGCCGGCACTATTATGGTGTTCCGTACCTATGACAAAGTGAGTTTGGCGTTGGTGATGGATGCTGTACGTCCTATTCATTTACTTGATGTGGCGCGTAACCCTTACTAA
- the dprA gene encoding DNA-processing protein DprA has translation MNIKNIDSPEMRSWLALSHVNISISKLQHFFENYSSITDLFELSEKQLQSLGFRQGLKEKLGSIDDARLEQDLAWFDSENKHLLPYTSHDYPPLLREIDSAPKILFVHGQKEVLKQHQIAIVGSRNPTPQGKDNAIEFARTLGKAGAVITSGLALGVDGFAHQSVLDKGLPTIAVAGTGLDRVYPARHKTMAQKIVENGALVSEFAIGTGVRATHFPARNRIISGMSLGTLVVEAAVKSGSLITARLAMEQGREVFAIPGSIHNPLARGCHALIKQGVKLVETAEEIIEELSALAIWQNESLLQPEKDTNKAVEGFTLDKEYQELIEHIDYDTTSMDCIVERTGLEIDVVSHMLLLLELNDHIVSVAGGYQRRSS, from the coding sequence ATGAATATTAAGAATATAGATTCACCAGAAATGCGCTCTTGGTTAGCACTTTCTCACGTCAACATCAGCATTAGTAAGCTGCAACACTTCTTCGAGAATTACTCCTCAATCACTGACTTATTTGAGTTGTCAGAAAAACAGCTACAGTCACTAGGCTTTCGCCAAGGTTTAAAGGAAAAGTTGGGTTCGATTGATGACGCACGTTTAGAGCAAGATTTGGCGTGGTTCGACAGTGAGAATAAACACTTATTACCTTATACCAGTCATGACTACCCGCCATTGTTGCGAGAGATTGATTCTGCGCCGAAAATACTTTTCGTTCATGGACAAAAAGAAGTGCTTAAACAACATCAAATCGCGATTGTTGGCAGTCGAAATCCAACGCCACAAGGCAAGGATAATGCAATTGAATTTGCACGTACTTTGGGCAAGGCTGGAGCTGTCATAACCAGCGGTTTAGCATTGGGTGTGGATGGGTTTGCTCATCAGTCTGTGCTCGATAAGGGGCTTCCTACGATAGCGGTCGCGGGAACGGGTTTGGATCGAGTATACCCTGCGCGCCATAAAACGATGGCGCAAAAGATTGTTGAAAACGGTGCTTTAGTGTCCGAGTTTGCAATAGGGACAGGAGTTCGAGCAACCCACTTCCCGGCGAGAAACCGAATTATTTCTGGCATGAGCTTGGGAACCTTGGTGGTCGAAGCTGCTGTAAAGAGTGGTTCACTAATTACCGCACGCTTAGCGATGGAGCAAGGACGTGAAGTGTTTGCCATTCCTGGCTCGATTCATAACCCGCTGGCAAGAGGCTGTCACGCATTGATAAAGCAGGGCGTGAAGCTAGTCGAAACGGCTGAGGAGATCATAGAAGAATTAAGTGCTTTGGCTATTTGGCAAAATGAAAGTTTGTTACAGCCCGAAAAAGACACGAATAAAGCGGTGGAAGGGTTTACTTTAGATAAGGAATATCAAGAGCTTATAGAGCATATCGATTACGATACAACCTCAATGGATTGCATCGTTGAGCGTACAGGCCTTGAAATAGATGTAGTCAGCCATATGTTATTACTGTTAGAATTAAATGACCATATTGTGAGTGTGGCGGGCGGATACCAGCGCCGGTCCAGCTAG
- a CDS encoding DUF494 domain-containing protein: MKEDVLDVLLYIFENFQDEENNHILANDTLVEALEDVGFTDGEIKGAIDWLDGLVLATSEHFKPTPEASQSIRLFSPEEQIILTPAVQGAIMYFEQRGILDAHAREMVIDRMTALGQHEDEEVALERLRWVVMMVLFNMQDRDAEFAWVENLESGSFAH; this comes from the coding sequence ATGAAAGAAGACGTACTTGACGTACTACTTTATATCTTTGAAAACTTCCAAGACGAAGAAAACAACCACATATTGGCCAATGACACCTTAGTTGAAGCCCTCGAAGACGTTGGTTTTACGGATGGCGAGATTAAAGGTGCGATTGATTGGTTAGATGGGTTGGTTCTAGCGACTTCTGAACACTTCAAGCCGACACCTGAAGCCAGTCAGTCGATTCGTTTGTTTTCGCCAGAAGAGCAAATCATTTTAACGCCAGCAGTTCAAGGTGCGATTATGTACTTCGAACAGCGCGGAATTTTGGATGCTCACGCTCGCGAAATGGTGATCGATCGAATGACAGCATTGGGTCAACATGAAGATGAAGAAGTGGCATTAGAACGTCTACGCTGGGTAGTCATGATGGTCTTGTTTAATATGCAGGATCGAGATGCCGAGTTCGCTTGGGTAGAAAACTTAGAGAGTGGTTCTTTCGCTCACTAG
- a CDS encoding TlpA disulfide reductase family protein: protein MLSVSLGPLSLPVDRLLLLISFAAAMLVAYLVGRRNQSPADGKIATIFIGSMLVARLVFVAQYWEQYQVSWWSVIDIRDAGFNPWAGVGTAVLMTLYMLSQHKKIRKALVSGLSAGAGLWLLVMASLWMIRDTSQQLPTIVVQELSGNSVEIGEIEAGKPRVINLWATWCPPCRREMPVLQAAQQNTDEIGFIFANQGEHQAVIKQYLDTESLALRNVTADSKALLGQMVGSRALPTTLFIDGQGRIVDAHLGELSHAKLASKLERLKTLNKEQSKVNN from the coding sequence ATGTTAAGTGTATCGTTGGGCCCATTGAGTTTGCCGGTCGACAGACTACTGCTATTGATCAGCTTTGCTGCCGCTATGCTGGTAGCTTACCTCGTTGGACGGCGTAATCAGTCGCCAGCCGATGGTAAAATAGCGACGATTTTTATCGGCTCGATGCTGGTCGCTAGACTGGTATTTGTAGCTCAATACTGGGAGCAGTACCAGGTAAGCTGGTGGTCGGTGATTGATATTCGTGATGCGGGCTTTAACCCTTGGGCAGGTGTTGGAACGGCGGTTTTAATGACGCTGTATATGTTGAGCCAACACAAAAAAATTCGTAAAGCCTTAGTCAGTGGTTTAAGCGCAGGCGCGGGATTATGGTTACTGGTGATGGCATCTTTGTGGATGATCAGAGATACGTCGCAGCAACTACCAACCATTGTGGTGCAAGAGCTGTCAGGTAACAGCGTCGAGATAGGCGAAATTGAGGCTGGTAAGCCTCGGGTCATCAACTTATGGGCAACCTGGTGTCCGCCCTGTCGTCGTGAGATGCCGGTGCTACAAGCGGCACAACAAAATACGGACGAGATTGGGTTTATTTTTGCCAATCAAGGTGAACACCAAGCGGTGATTAAGCAGTACTTAGACACTGAATCACTAGCGTTGCGCAATGTCACGGCAGATAGCAAGGCCCTATTAGGCCAAATGGTTGGCAGTCGAGCCCTACCGACGACATTATTCATTGACGGACAAGGGCGAATTGTTGATGCTCACTTAGGTGAGCTGTCTCATGCTAAACTGGCATCAAAACTAGAACGGTTGAAGACGCTCAATAAAGAGCAGTCAAAGGTGAACAATTAA